A part of Biomphalaria glabrata chromosome 3, xgBioGlab47.1, whole genome shotgun sequence genomic DNA contains:
- the LOC106075958 gene encoding uncharacterized protein LOC106075958 isoform X3, whose translation MAFIAVLAFLLVLAAPSLQQGGHGHGVYRDHAYCYDQCNNAYQRNHNSYHVDQCNCNGYNFPGHNNCGHIDASCIANSYDATYNVYAWTYDHRSNSCKKVSVLSRCVDSYTPQRNIFQSQQACVRACEPNRGY comes from the exons ATGGCTTTCATTGCTGTTCTGGCTTTCTTATTAGTGCTTG cTGCACCATCTTTACAACAAGGG GGACATGGCCATGGTGTATATAG AGACCACGCCTACTGTTACGACCAATGTAACAATGCTTACCAGAGGAACCACAACAGCTACCATGTAGACCAATGTAACTGCAACGGATACAACTTCCCAGGACACA ACAACTGTGGTCACATCGACGCTTCCTGCATCGCCAACAGTTACGACGCCACCTACAACGTGTATGCCTGGACATATGACCACAGGTCAAACTCCTGCAAGAAGGTCAGCGTCTTGAGTAGATGTGTGGACAGCTACACACCCCAGAGAAACATCTTCCAGAGCCAGCAAGCTTGTGTCAGAGCCTGTGAGCCCAACAGAGGATATTAA